One Euphorbia lathyris chromosome 1, ddEupLath1.1, whole genome shotgun sequence DNA segment encodes these proteins:
- the LOC136235624 gene encoding E3 ubiquitin-protein ligase RHA2A-like has protein sequence MGLQSQLNDVSSDSIPLLLVAIIAKCVDYLRSFLLSAFHSFGVFQFSPSRTTVEEGLLGSGLAGLILLADQLKLNRAFSYRYCSSGGGSDCVVCLSTLKDGDKVRKLDCRHVFHKECFDGWLDHLKFDCPLCRRPLVSDKRVDTTRMSVGQDLAEWFSFR, from the coding sequence atgggcTTACAAAGCCAGCTAAACGACGTGTCGTCTGATTCAATTCCTTTATTACTTGTAGCAATCATCGCCAAATGTGTGGATTATCTCCGCTCTTTTCTTTTATCTGCGTTTCACTCTTTTGGAGTTTTCCAGTTTAGTCCTTCACGTACGACGGTGGAAGAAGGCCTCTTAGGGTCTGGTCTTGCCGGCCTAATCCTCCTCGCCGATCAACTCAAACTCAACCGCGCTTTCTCCTACCGATACTGCAGTTCCGGGGGAGGATCGGATTGCGTGGTTTGCTTGTCTACGCTTAAAGATGGAGACAAAGTCAGGAAGCTGGACTGCCGTCACGTTTTTCATAAGGAATGTTTCGACGGATGGCTAGATCATCTAAAATTCGACTGCCCTCTATGCCGGCGGCCGCTTGTATCTGATAAGCGCGTGGATACCACGCGGATGAGCGTGGGTCAGGATTTGGCGGAGTGGTTCTCTTTCAGATGA